A portion of the Nitrospira sp. genome contains these proteins:
- a CDS encoding polysaccharide deacetylase family protein, whose product MNFSLGRLKKTIRFAVAGTFHASSIYRWRHRGKVAVLMYHRVLTKDEVARYPVQPGMYVLDSVFAQQMSFVRRNFTVLSLQELLDLWQRGEWSAHARYCVITFDDGWLDNYRHAYPVLKQLRMPATIFLPTDYVGRNEWFWPDQLAVLCKVVADRKQRQEPLAAVEGVLSGFLGEDASRLVEASVRQEQLGDEIIERCKHLPIERIRELVQALAAKVRVTLPLDRVIVNWDEVREMSRGGVSFGSHSCTHRIMTTITLDEVSEELVRSRQVLFDQGVNFVPVYCYPNGNSDASIEDLVKAHGYEAAVSVRMGFEGNCPENRYAIRRIGIHNDISDTIPLFSFRLFGPQPSSV is encoded by the coding sequence ATGAACTTCTCGCTGGGACGGTTAAAAAAAACAATTCGCTTTGCGGTAGCAGGGACATTCCACGCTTCATCTATCTATCGATGGCGTCATCGAGGCAAGGTGGCGGTGCTAATGTATCACCGCGTGCTGACCAAAGATGAAGTTGCTCGTTATCCGGTTCAGCCGGGAATGTACGTGCTCGACAGCGTATTTGCTCAACAGATGTCTTTTGTAAGGCGTAATTTTACGGTGCTGTCGCTCCAGGAACTTCTGGATCTGTGGCAACGGGGCGAGTGGAGTGCCCATGCGCGGTATTGCGTGATTACCTTCGATGATGGCTGGTTGGATAACTATCGCCACGCGTATCCAGTTTTGAAGCAGCTGCGTATGCCCGCGACGATTTTTCTTCCCACTGACTATGTGGGAAGGAACGAGTGGTTTTGGCCTGATCAACTGGCGGTTTTGTGTAAAGTTGTGGCGGATCGGAAACAGCGTCAGGAACCTCTGGCAGCGGTTGAGGGTGTGTTGTCCGGTTTCCTGGGTGAAGATGCTTCTCGGTTGGTTGAAGCGTCGGTTCGCCAAGAGCAACTAGGGGACGAAATTATCGAGCGCTGTAAGCATTTGCCGATAGAGCGCATCCGAGAATTGGTGCAGGCGTTGGCTGCAAAAGTACGAGTGACATTACCGCTGGATCGGGTGATTGTAAATTGGGACGAGGTGCGTGAAATGTCTCGGGGAGGGGTGTCATTCGGTTCCCACTCCTGCACACATCGTATTATGACGACCATCACATTGGACGAGGTTTCCGAAGAGCTTGTGAGGTCAAGGCAGGTTCTTTTTGATCAGGGTGTCAACTTTGTGCCGGTCTATTGTTACCCGAATGGGAACAGCGACGCTTCCATTGAGGATCTGGTTAAAGCTCATGGATATGAAGCTGCAGTGTCAGTGCGAATGGGCTTCGAAGGGAACTGCCCAGAAAATAGGTATGCCATTCGCCGGATAGGAATACACAACGACATATCGGACACCATCCCGCTTTTTTCTTTCCGATTGTTCGGTCCCCAACCGAGTTCGGTGTAG
- a CDS encoding ATP-grasp domain-containing protein has protein sequence MRTHRVDALIPLSDIAMHVLGPEKAQFEKYTHFPAPSPQAFQEISDKYRLMQQAITEGVAIPDTIFLPDGQVERVVQEIVDFPVVVKPGCSLVKDGNRWTKTSVCYAESREELLSIYRDKPYLRQPSLIQRRVIGEGQGLFVLMQEGTPLGMFAHRRVRERPPSGGVSVLRESIALPKPMVEATLKLLQRVKWHGVAMVEFKVDAATQRPLLMEINGRFWGSLQLAVDAGVNFPLHLLNMAMGVPETIPENGYRVGVKSRWLLGDLDQLVMRIRKSDRALNLPPGTPSRLQAVLSFCRFFERNTFYEVERIDDFGPSRLEVMRYFKLA, from the coding sequence GTGCGAACCCATCGAGTCGATGCCTTAATTCCTTTGTCTGATATTGCCATGCATGTCCTCGGACCAGAGAAGGCTCAATTCGAAAAATATACGCATTTTCCGGCTCCCAGTCCCCAGGCATTTCAAGAAATCTCCGATAAGTATCGATTGATGCAACAGGCTATTACGGAGGGTGTAGCAATTCCCGATACCATTTTTCTCCCTGATGGTCAGGTCGAACGGGTCGTACAGGAAATTGTTGATTTTCCCGTGGTGGTGAAGCCCGGTTGTTCATTGGTGAAAGACGGCAATCGGTGGACAAAAACCAGTGTCTGCTATGCCGAGTCCCGTGAGGAGCTTCTGAGCATCTATCGTGATAAGCCTTATCTTCGGCAGCCCTCGTTGATCCAGCGACGTGTGATCGGTGAAGGCCAGGGGCTGTTTGTGTTGATGCAGGAGGGAACACCCTTGGGGATGTTTGCTCACAGGCGAGTGCGTGAACGGCCTCCCTCCGGCGGAGTCAGCGTATTGCGCGAGAGTATTGCCTTGCCGAAACCCATGGTTGAGGCTACCCTGAAGTTGTTACAGCGTGTGAAGTGGCATGGGGTGGCCATGGTGGAATTCAAAGTAGATGCCGCCACTCAGCGTCCCTTGCTTATGGAAATTAATGGGCGGTTTTGGGGATCGCTCCAGCTGGCTGTGGATGCGGGCGTCAATTTTCCCCTTCACTTACTCAATATGGCAATGGGAGTGCCCGAGACGATACCTGAAAATGGATATCGTGTCGGAGTCAAGTCCCGGTGGTTGCTTGGTGATTTGGATCAATTAGTCATGCGCATCAGGAAGAGTGATCGTGCGTTGAATCTTCCGCCTGGCACCCCATCCAGGCTTCAAGCAGTCCTGTCCTTCTGCCGGTTTTTCGAACGGAATACATTTTATGAAGTTGAGCGTATTGATGATTTCGGGCCTAGTCGGCTTGAGGTCATGCGGTATTTTAAGCTGGCATAG
- a CDS encoding low molecular weight phosphotyrosine protein phosphatase yields the protein MKRAVNEALDQWRYRSLISRQAFPSPVRAILVVCKGNICRSPLAEAYLKHRVEKHGLPIVVESAGLETSFGKAAHPLAQVVGTQGGLLLTKHATQPLHKEQVDRADIILVMEWRQRRRVLKLYPQAKQKVFLLRQFYDHSVREVADPYSGTLEDFQTCFSMIKQACDVLVMQMLPSGKED from the coding sequence ATGAAGAGGGCTGTGAACGAGGCGTTAGATCAGTGGCGCTATCGGAGCCTGATTAGTCGGCAGGCCTTTCCGAGTCCCGTTCGTGCGATCTTAGTTGTCTGTAAAGGTAATATCTGTCGCAGCCCGTTAGCAGAGGCCTATCTCAAGCATCGAGTTGAAAAGCATGGGTTACCGATTGTGGTTGAATCAGCGGGGCTTGAAACATCGTTTGGAAAGGCGGCGCATCCGCTCGCGCAAGTCGTCGGCACGCAGGGGGGGCTTTTGCTCACCAAGCATGCAACGCAACCACTGCACAAAGAACAGGTTGATCGGGCGGACATCATTTTGGTCATGGAGTGGCGGCAGCGACGCCGCGTGCTCAAGCTATACCCTCAGGCCAAGCAGAAGGTGTTTTTGCTTCGTCAGTTTTACGATCACTCAGTGCGAGAGGTTGCGGATCCCTACAGTGGTACGCTGGAAGATTTTCAGACCTGCTTCTCGATGATTAAGCAGGCCTGTGATGTATTGGTCATGCAGATGTTGCCCTCGGGCAAGGAAGATTAG
- a CDS encoding class I SAM-dependent methyltransferase: MSLRTRLFNIYWTLRGAIVPKLRYSQYSYEESLKRYVTPSVEWVEIGCGHSILPSWRANEELQLVRTCKAIFGIDYDLPSLKAHPNIAKKLRGDVTKLPFRNEAFDLVTANMVVEHLDNPDEQFREIGRILKSKGVFLFHTPNAFGYGVILSKVVPEWLKGKLIYLLEGRQEHDVFPTHYKANTETQVRALAQANGFEVLQLDLIATDAIFAMLPPLAAVELLWIRLLMTQPFRNLRTNMIVALRKAA, encoded by the coding sequence ATGAGCTTGCGAACAAGACTGTTCAACATCTATTGGACGCTACGGGGCGCCATTGTGCCGAAGCTGAGATATTCCCAGTACTCGTACGAGGAATCGCTGAAACGCTATGTGACGCCATCAGTTGAATGGGTGGAGATAGGGTGTGGACACTCCATCCTTCCCAGCTGGCGAGCGAATGAAGAGCTCCAGTTGGTAAGAACCTGTAAGGCAATATTCGGCATCGACTATGATCTTCCGTCTCTCAAAGCGCATCCCAATATCGCCAAAAAGCTGCGCGGCGACGTCACCAAGTTGCCCTTTAGAAACGAAGCGTTCGACCTGGTAACCGCAAATATGGTGGTCGAGCATCTTGACAATCCAGACGAACAGTTTAGAGAGATTGGGCGCATCCTTAAGTCGAAAGGCGTGTTCTTGTTTCACACCCCGAACGCATTCGGCTATGGGGTTATCTTGTCCAAGGTCGTGCCTGAGTGGCTCAAGGGCAAGCTTATTTATCTGTTAGAGGGTCGCCAGGAGCATGATGTTTTCCCCACGCACTACAAGGCGAATACTGAAACTCAAGTCAGGGCGCTTGCTCAAGCAAATGGCTTTGAGGTTCTGCAGCTTGATTTGATTGCCACGGATGCCATCTTTGCTATGCTTCCGCCGCTGGCGGCCGTTGAGTTACTGTGGATACGGCTGCTCATGACCCAGCCTTTCCGAAACCTCCGAACAAATATGATTGTGGCACTGAGAAAAGCGGCATAA
- a CDS encoding O-antigen ligase family protein, which yields MLAMLFEFGRPQDVLPPLKAIPIPTLLDVSVLIAVLVSGRATFSNLQTKLWMGLLVFMAMWVPFANNNFWAFMTFKEMTLYFFFYLGIVTFVNTTSRMQKLIFMWLGVHAVLGINGILHHGQGVGGWLGDENDFGMEMNVAVPVAFFMYQAATNQRSKLLYMVLLGLFVMSVVATSSRGAFLGLLALGTYCWLYSPRKVMSLLLGICLVGLVLVAAPQEYWDRISSITDDNTMETGTAGQRMFTWGIGWEIFTANPIFGIGQGNFPWTIGEYMGGRTWQTKSLAGRQAHSLYFTLLPELGLVGVIIFGTMVYLNYRDTRVSQFLPVAARGMAGRNGKEEAKDPQVARAILFGNAILGGMIGYLTTSAFISTLYYPTFWILMGLAVALRNSTQAYTVSQPGTSAASTFTPKVSLWDRPRPVRLRH from the coding sequence ATGTTGGCAATGCTCTTTGAGTTTGGACGGCCGCAGGACGTACTCCCTCCGCTCAAAGCGATCCCGATTCCAACCTTGTTAGACGTGTCCGTTCTTATTGCGGTCTTGGTTTCCGGCAGAGCGACTTTTTCTAACCTGCAAACAAAGCTTTGGATGGGACTCCTCGTTTTCATGGCGATGTGGGTTCCATTTGCTAACAACAACTTTTGGGCGTTCATGACGTTCAAAGAGATGACGTTATACTTTTTTTTCTATTTGGGAATTGTCACCTTCGTGAATACCACCAGCCGAATGCAGAAGCTGATATTCATGTGGCTAGGCGTGCATGCCGTTCTTGGCATAAATGGAATCTTGCATCATGGGCAAGGAGTTGGTGGGTGGCTAGGAGACGAAAATGATTTCGGGATGGAAATGAATGTGGCAGTTCCGGTCGCATTCTTCATGTACCAAGCGGCAACAAACCAGCGGTCGAAGTTGCTCTATATGGTGTTGTTGGGCCTCTTTGTCATGTCCGTGGTCGCGACATCTTCGCGAGGTGCATTTCTTGGTTTGCTTGCGTTAGGAACCTATTGCTGGCTGTACTCACCCAGAAAGGTCATGTCGCTGCTCCTGGGCATCTGCCTTGTTGGCCTTGTCCTCGTCGCTGCGCCACAGGAATATTGGGATCGCATCAGTTCCATCACCGATGATAATACTATGGAAACCGGTACGGCAGGGCAGCGGATGTTCACCTGGGGCATCGGGTGGGAGATATTTACTGCTAATCCTATTTTCGGGATCGGTCAGGGAAACTTCCCGTGGACAATCGGTGAGTACATGGGAGGGCGCACTTGGCAAACCAAATCATTGGCTGGCCGCCAGGCGCATTCCCTCTACTTTACACTGCTGCCCGAACTCGGACTTGTCGGAGTGATTATTTTCGGCACGATGGTCTATCTCAACTATCGAGATACCAGGGTGAGTCAGTTCTTGCCCGTTGCGGCTCGTGGTATGGCTGGACGGAACGGCAAGGAAGAGGCAAAGGACCCTCAAGTGGCACGAGCCATCTTATTCGGGAACGCGATTTTAGGCGGCATGATAGGGTATCTCACGACCAGCGCCTTCATCTCCACTCTCTATTACCCAACCTTTTGGATCCTGATGGGGCTGGCCGTGGCCCTTCGAAATTCAACTCAGGCGTATACTGTCAGCCAGCCTGGCACTAGTGCCGCCTCAACTTTTACGCCGAAAGTGTCTCTTTGGGATCGGCCAAGACCTGTAAGATTACGGCACTGA
- a CDS encoding glycosyltransferase family 4 protein produces the protein MIQTILFLSTSSGPGGAERVISNLATSLDPARYRAVLCLFRQGWIQERSESRGVRTHIIPTCGMTDWRWALRFRRLLEEEDVDLIHAHEFDANVQGAFVAAISGTPLVATVHGKHYFWEKWRRCLAYRWVSRQATMVAVSEDLKQFIVEKVGACPERITVLYNGVDVPTPPNQVEADACRKELRLPQGDQIVGVVGNLYPVKGHQYLIEGIPAVLKKCPNTSFVFAGRGQLEKELKDQVHRLGLDERVHFLGLRQDVSTILALLDVFVLPSLSEGLSMAILEAMMAGKPVIATRVGGNPEIVLDGETGFLVPPRDSQTLADQLVTLLTNKEQAAQFAARGKRRAEEQFSLQTMVHAYQSLYDKCLRSNP, from the coding sequence ATGATTCAAACAATTCTGTTTCTTTCGACCAGTAGTGGGCCAGGTGGAGCCGAGCGAGTCATCAGTAACCTGGCTACGTCCCTCGATCCTGCGCGATATCGGGCCGTCCTCTGTTTGTTTCGTCAGGGATGGATACAAGAACGAAGCGAAAGTCGGGGAGTTCGCACTCATATTATTCCCACGTGCGGGATGACAGACTGGCGCTGGGCACTTCGATTTAGACGGCTGCTGGAGGAGGAGGATGTCGACCTGATTCACGCCCATGAGTTTGATGCAAATGTGCAGGGGGCGTTCGTCGCGGCCATTTCCGGGACTCCTCTGGTAGCAACCGTCCACGGAAAACACTACTTCTGGGAGAAATGGAGGCGCTGCCTTGCGTATCGATGGGTCAGTCGGCAAGCGACCATGGTGGCGGTTTCAGAGGATTTGAAGCAGTTTATTGTGGAGAAGGTGGGGGCTTGTCCGGAACGAATTACAGTTCTCTACAACGGTGTGGATGTGCCAACGCCCCCAAACCAGGTTGAGGCTGATGCGTGCAGAAAAGAGTTGCGCTTACCCCAGGGGGACCAGATTGTTGGTGTCGTGGGAAATTTGTATCCCGTGAAGGGACACCAATATCTGATCGAGGGGATCCCCGCAGTTCTGAAGAAATGTCCTAATACCTCCTTCGTCTTTGCCGGGAGGGGACAGCTTGAAAAGGAGTTGAAAGATCAAGTCCACCGGCTTGGCCTGGACGAGCGAGTACATTTTCTCGGGTTGCGGCAAGATGTCTCGACAATTCTTGCTTTGCTGGATGTATTCGTTCTTCCCTCGTTATCTGAGGGACTTTCGATGGCAATCTTAGAGGCGATGATGGCAGGAAAGCCTGTGATTGCTACCCGGGTCGGCGGCAATCCTGAAATCGTGCTCGACGGTGAGACGGGCTTTCTTGTCCCGCCGCGTGATAGTCAGACCTTAGCGGACCAATTGGTAACGCTGTTGACTAATAAGGAACAGGCGGCCCAATTTGCAGCGAGAGGCAAACGTCGCGCCGAAGAGCAATTCAGCTTGCAGACCATGGTGCATGCATATCAATCGCTCTACGATAAATGTCTGCGGTCGAATCCATAG
- a CDS encoding glycosyltransferase: MDVMMTEAGKQQRTRQGPRVKVCHVAMGDLWAGAEVQLLALMTYLVRSDEFEWTVILFNEGRLAEELRKLPLSVSVIPEANHTSITIASRLLKIFRHIRPDIVHTHKYKDSIIGASVARYVGVPHTVRVVHGMPEPFNGLRNLRMLLYTTVDRFVSRWLIDKLVAVSSDIEKQLIETYGAAHVVRIHNGIDLEAVQSGSSRPQKRKEWRVDDLVTLIGTVGRLVPVKGHVVLLEALRIVRGSDRNVMLLVVGDGPLRAQLESEVARLGLEESVIFAGHHSPAYDFINMMDVFVLPSLHEGIPMVLLEALALGRPVVATRVGGIPEVITDGETGLLAEPADALSLAKCILQLIVDQSKGARLGKAGRTRVEEEFNARIMAEKTLGLYEKVLGNVVLNSNPVS; the protein is encoded by the coding sequence ATGGACGTCATGATGACGGAAGCCGGCAAGCAACAGAGAACGAGGCAAGGACCCCGTGTGAAGGTCTGTCATGTGGCGATGGGCGATTTATGGGCCGGGGCGGAAGTCCAGTTATTAGCACTGATGACCTACCTGGTACGGTCGGATGAATTTGAATGGACTGTGATTTTGTTCAATGAGGGTAGATTAGCTGAAGAACTTCGCAAGCTCCCGCTTTCAGTCTCAGTCATTCCTGAGGCGAATCATACTTCTATTACGATAGCGAGTCGGTTGCTAAAGATCTTTCGACACATTCGGCCTGATATCGTGCATACCCACAAGTACAAAGACTCCATCATTGGCGCCAGCGTCGCGCGGTATGTGGGAGTGCCTCACACGGTCAGGGTCGTGCATGGAATGCCTGAACCATTCAACGGATTGAGAAACTTGCGAATGCTTCTCTACACCACGGTTGACAGGTTCGTGAGCCGGTGGCTCATCGATAAGCTGGTGGCCGTCTCATCGGATATCGAAAAGCAGCTAATCGAGACCTACGGTGCGGCGCATGTGGTACGCATCCACAATGGTATTGATTTAGAAGCCGTTCAGAGCGGTTCTTCGAGACCTCAGAAGCGTAAAGAATGGCGCGTAGATGACCTGGTAACGCTGATCGGAACCGTCGGCAGGCTTGTTCCTGTAAAAGGCCATGTTGTGTTGCTGGAGGCGCTGCGAATTGTACGCGGGTCCGATCGTAATGTGATGCTGCTAGTGGTTGGAGATGGTCCCTTGCGCGCACAACTTGAGTCAGAAGTTGCACGACTGGGTTTGGAGGAATCCGTAATATTCGCCGGGCACCACTCACCGGCCTATGATTTCATCAACATGATGGACGTATTTGTCCTTCCATCGCTGCATGAAGGTATTCCGATGGTGTTGCTTGAAGCACTGGCCCTAGGGCGACCTGTCGTGGCGACTCGCGTGGGTGGAATTCCGGAGGTCATCACCGATGGAGAAACGGGCTTGTTGGCGGAACCAGCGGATGCGTTGTCCCTGGCGAAGTGCATTCTACAATTAATCGTGGACCAATCTAAGGGGGCTCGTCTTGGTAAGGCCGGACGAACTCGTGTAGAAGAAGAGTTTAATGCGCGTATTATGGCTGAAAAAACGCTAGGACTGTATGAAAAGGTATTGGGCAATGTTGTCCTGAACAGCAACCCGGTAAGCTGA
- a CDS encoding glycosyltransferase family 2 protein, producing the protein MTNFFGTICLIVLGVISFFSLYQLGHAIIAILYKAVPSDPRKARTTRFLILIPAHNEEDGLPETLQSLATLQYPKYLVHIVVIADRCADDTARVARAGGAQCLERNEGPGGKGAAMSWAMQVLRKEGVVFDALVIVDADCLVDSRLLEAFDDALAKGHEVQQGYNYLSNPWETPFTRVIAVTSVLRNFLFYGAKEAIGCSAMLSGTGMCLSRAVVDQHGWSAFSVAEDWEFSVSLLLNDVVIHFNPLARVFARESKGLKQASRQRLRWATGKYAVMTNGARRLFLQGLKLGNVNLIDGAVTLAAPNYSSQASMTLFALVCSFFLSQEPAWGFLLPWSLGVLGSLGGYFLLGAMHTQSPLKTLAGIPYIAVFLPWRLSIEILGFLGFGRKGWGRTFRDSATRRNTPGT; encoded by the coding sequence ATGACAAACTTCTTTGGAACCATCTGTCTCATCGTGTTGGGAGTGATTTCATTTTTCTCCCTCTACCAACTGGGCCATGCAATCATCGCGATTTTGTATAAGGCTGTTCCCTCTGACCCTAGAAAAGCCCGTACGACTCGTTTTTTGATTCTTATCCCGGCTCACAATGAGGAGGATGGATTGCCGGAGACTCTACAGAGTCTGGCTACCCTGCAATATCCAAAGTACCTCGTACATATCGTGGTGATTGCGGATCGCTGTGCGGATGACACGGCAAGGGTTGCGCGAGCGGGTGGTGCCCAGTGTCTGGAACGCAATGAAGGCCCTGGTGGAAAAGGTGCCGCAATGTCCTGGGCCATGCAGGTGCTACGGAAGGAAGGTGTGGTGTTCGATGCGCTCGTCATCGTTGACGCAGACTGTCTTGTAGATTCCCGTTTGTTAGAGGCTTTTGATGATGCTCTTGCAAAAGGGCATGAAGTCCAGCAGGGGTACAATTATCTCTCGAATCCATGGGAAACTCCGTTTACCCGTGTGATTGCGGTCACGAGTGTGCTGCGAAACTTCCTGTTTTATGGAGCAAAAGAGGCAATCGGTTGCTCGGCAATGTTGAGCGGAACGGGGATGTGTTTGAGTCGGGCCGTTGTGGATCAGCATGGATGGTCGGCGTTCTCGGTTGCGGAAGATTGGGAGTTCTCGGTGTCACTGCTGCTGAATGATGTTGTGATTCATTTCAACCCCTTGGCTCGTGTCTTTGCCAGGGAGTCTAAAGGGCTCAAGCAGGCTTCCCGCCAGCGGCTGCGATGGGCGACCGGTAAGTATGCGGTCATGACAAACGGGGCGCGCCGCCTGTTCTTGCAAGGATTGAAACTCGGGAATGTGAATCTCATTGACGGGGCCGTGACGTTGGCCGCTCCTAATTATTCGAGCCAGGCCTCCATGACTCTTTTCGCTCTTGTCTGCAGCTTCTTCTTGAGCCAGGAACCGGCATGGGGATTTCTTCTTCCTTGGTCGCTAGGAGTGCTTGGATCATTGGGTGGGTACTTCCTTCTGGGCGCGATGCACACGCAGTCACCCTTAAAAACATTAGCTGGAATTCCTTATATTGCGGTGTTTCTTCCGTGGCGACTCTCAATCGAAATATTAGGCTTCCTCGGATTTGGTCGAAAAGGTTGGGGCCGAACCTTCCGGGATTCTGCAACTCGGCGCAATACTCCTGGTACGTAA
- a CDS encoding IS3 family transposase: MNRKRVRRLYRLDGLQLRMRVRRRKHRALHRGPAPMPTGPRERWSMDFVHDTLADGRPFRILTVIDNWSRSSPVVEARGRMSGEIVGQLLDRVLGEATGPRSITVDHGTEFQSRALEDWAYRRGVQLDFIRPGKPVENAFIESFNGRLRDECLNVHQFASLDEAQAILEAWRLDYNTRRPHSSLGHLTPSEFVSQRQEEWIVEEVVCSG; the protein is encoded by the coding sequence GTGAACCGAAAGCGAGTCCGTCGGTTGTATCGCCTGGATGGACTTCAGTTGCGGATGCGGGTGCGGCGGCGCAAGCACAGAGCCTTGCATCGCGGCCCCGCGCCGATGCCGACCGGTCCTCGCGAGCGATGGAGTATGGATTTTGTACATGATACGCTCGCCGATGGGCGGCCGTTTCGAATCTTGACGGTCATCGATAACTGGAGTCGCTCCAGTCCAGTCGTGGAGGCGAGGGGGCGGATGTCCGGGGAGATCGTCGGCCAGCTCCTCGATCGCGTCCTCGGCGAGGCGACGGGGCCCCGCTCCATCACGGTCGATCATGGGACGGAATTCCAATCGCGCGCACTGGAAGACTGGGCCTATCGGCGAGGTGTCCAGCTCGACTTTATTCGACCAGGCAAACCCGTGGAAAATGCCTTCATTGAATCCTTTAACGGGCGGTTGCGCGACGAGTGTTTGAACGTGCACCAATTCGCCTCACTCGACGAAGCACAAGCGATCCTCGAAGCCTGGCGGCTCGACTACAATACACGCCGCCCGCATAGCTCACTCGGCCACCTGACGCCGAGCGAGTTCGTCAGCCAACGTCAGGAAGAATGGATCGTCGAAGAAGTCGTCTGCTCTGGTTAA
- a CDS encoding ATP-binding protein, translating to MMELSVLLERLKMEHLLTQLDGVCEQAAKGDLDYQGFLTHALDAEWRGRQQRGIESRLRLARFPWIKTLDQFDFEFQPSLDRKVVRELAGVSFIERTENVVLLGPPGVGKTHLAIALGIKAVEASCSVLFLTLESLMGRLVRARHENRLDRTLQQLAYPRLLILDELGYLPLTREEASLFFRLLVRRYERGSLIVTSNKSFADWGEVFNDHVLATAILDRLLHHATTLNIKGESYRLREKKKAGLFGRRPATEPGEVTTDVAL from the coding sequence ATGATGGAGCTGAGTGTCCTCCTCGAACGTCTGAAGATGGAACATTTGCTCACGCAGCTCGACGGCGTCTGTGAGCAGGCCGCCAAGGGCGACCTCGACTATCAAGGGTTCTTGACCCACGCCCTGGACGCGGAATGGCGCGGGCGGCAACAGCGCGGGATCGAAAGTCGCCTGCGGCTGGCTCGGTTCCCGTGGATCAAAACCCTGGACCAGTTCGACTTTGAGTTTCAGCCCTCGCTGGACCGCAAGGTGGTGCGGGAGTTGGCAGGGGTGAGCTTCATTGAGCGCACGGAGAATGTGGTCCTCTTGGGGCCCCCGGGGGTCGGCAAAACCCATCTCGCCATCGCCTTAGGCATCAAGGCGGTCGAAGCGAGCTGCTCGGTGCTCTTCCTGACCTTGGAGAGTCTCATGGGCCGCTTGGTGCGCGCCCGCCATGAGAACCGCCTCGACCGGACATTGCAACAACTGGCCTACCCACGCCTCCTGATTCTGGATGAACTCGGCTACCTTCCCCTCACGCGGGAAGAAGCCAGTCTCTTCTTCCGCCTGCTGGTGCGCCGGTACGAGCGGGGCAGCCTCATTGTGACCAGCAACAAGAGCTTTGCGGATTGGGGCGAGGTCTTCAACGATCACGTGCTCGCCACCGCGATCCTCGATCGACTCCTGCACCATGCGACCACCTTGAATATCAAAGGCGAGAGTTATCGGCTCCGCGAGAAAAAGAAGGCGGGGCTCTTCGGCCGACGGCCGGCCACCGAGCCGGGAGAGGTGACGACAGATGTGGCACTCTGA